From Zea mays cultivar B73 chromosome 3, Zm-B73-REFERENCE-NAM-5.0, whole genome shotgun sequence:
gactttctgctgccgaagctgtcttgtccttctgaaaaaatttCGTCAGTTctagtgccagcggacttagcctgataggcaagggttcagtcattaccttcataatctcttctacttcaacagcagaaggagaagcaggagtatcttcttctcggaccgATGTTTCCAgctctggggatgcactttttctctttcttgtagtagccaccttcggctcaggatttaactcttcagcgctaagactttcagaatctttctttttctttttggccaccttgacgacctcttcgttagcagcgctggcaattctttttcgcttcgggcctccaacatctccgcccagtcgaccgtagtcagcgtattcaaatcctatggcatcaagtaccctgttcagccttcgtttcgaccgagtgccgaaggccgctgtcatcagttggtcctcttttttagagtaattcccaagaatttcattactcatcatttcaattgtatcaagccattctttgcagggtactttaaagtatttcttgaacttataatggtagggcagtcggacgtgttccccctttttcttttcccctttaagcttcggcattgtccactctttcatagttggaaaaaccctgaaggccaggaattcctgcactaaatctctagtgccaatatgttctgcaataattttgaattcgcccaatgcagcccaagttggaccttctacttccattctgcatcggggtcttgtttctctgaaggttagttcaagagggctctgaaccagtttctctttgtcttcgtcaactttgacataaaaccattctgatttctagcctgccggccatttgcttcggtagctaatcacgggaaacttcgtggttttccgataagcaaaattatagcaaccaaaattttcatgcaatccatcttttctggccttagtttggtaatgcagctcatgaacacgacagaagctgtcggcaaacggctccaccgcttggcttcggagagcccagatatagacgctgagcctgacaatcgcattgggcgtcagttggtgaaaatagataccaaatctttgcagcacatcagagatcatcctatttaaggggaatctcaacccagcttttagaaagctcttgaaaataactatttcatcctttttctggcttcggggtagtttcttcccccctaagcgaagtagcttcttctcattctcactaaaataacccgacttcaccatcttggagagatcagccttggagacagtcgactttccgaagtccaagtggctgggcttgcttggcacggcaatatggtaatcgTCATCAGGATCAGCTTCCTTAATATTTCCTTCTTCCACTTtggcagcaacttgttctgtctcggcaacagtttgctctgtctcggcagtacggattccttccgaggtcaccagtccggatcgttgcatcgcttcggagataggaacagtctccgctccttcggcttcgcctccctcacgctcaactctagcggtagagcgcactctggccatttaattctgaatttcttgggaactaaaaaactttttcttccgaaactttttcttctgacgaagtaggctttaaactggagcttcgtctgattgcgagagtcaagcttcggctatggttaaaaattttggcagcaaaacagtgcaatagcaatgaatgctgtggtaacttcacacctacccgtctgtttatatagtgctgcaggtaagaaggtgaatcgtcaggatttttacaccaggcaaacagttgcttacacccgctgcgcggtggaccgcagagaccaaatagtaaccctgcagggtgggaccgctacgcgctcgtttctcgacaacgagctcagggaaggtgtttttcggaccttcggcttcctgaagcctaagagacttttttcacggatcaagctcgttacgaaaaacgatctagcaccgcgaaggggctactgttgggaccatgcttcgtcgtcgaaggtcctgcaggaagaaacagcttcggctgaagctgtctgcacgtgatgaccgaaggttgctgttcatgaagcttcggaattacaaaccgacttaaaagtagaatgaccttttagtccataagtgtttgagtcattgttgtaaacttttatgaggagcatgtttgtaattcctcacaggctgtgtcttgtgcctataaatagtgaacagtattcctttactgttcacacattcttgtaattgcaatcgcatcactcgggaattaatctttgccaaggcgaaggtataaatgtatctaatatttgaatacattaagttgatataatatgaaagtgatgtcgttcatttataatttatttatctttaatgcttcatattttgtattattttatataatctattagagttcaattacgaagattcaaccttcgtaattgtatcgtcctcaaccttcgtccgaagttcattaaatccttaaaggaataatgcttcaacggacgaagggcattaacatttaacattttatgttgccttgttcttaattcatagcatttgagaacgagtccccaacaaatATCTTTTACTAGACTAGGATGAAACAAGATGTGGATAACTTTGTGAAACAATGCCAAATTTGTCAACAAGCTAAACATGAGCACTTCAACCAACCGGGTTTACTCCAGCCCTTGCCAATTCTTGTCTCTGCATGGTCTAACATATCGATGGATTTTATCGAGGGTTTGCCCAAATCAAATGGTTATTAGGTTCAACCTGTTGGCGCCGATCTAGGCAACACCAATCACTAATGGTGTACCACCTAGCAGTGCCCTCTACGGTGCGCGCGGATGGTTCGTGGCTCTGGGCCAAACGGTCCGCGACTCTAAGCGCAGGAGCGGCGCCTTCCATGCGTGGcactggacggtccgcgcacagggccggacggtccgcgatggcaGGAGGTTGTATTCCTCCTCCTCGCTGGAACCTAGATCGCCCCCTAGGGGAAGAGATCATAGGGCgctccgggtcgacaggtcaACCGGGGCTTCCCCAAACGACGTGGAGTCGCATAGGAATTAAGAGAACAATTCGAGGAAGAGGccttggatggacaactagatcttgcccctttgaggggtaagatcctagggtcgtcttggggtcggcaggccacctaagacggatctagacaacgtagagtcgaataggggtggaggtggatatgcggaaggctacaactagaactacactacatctactcctagggcaggaaaggTAAATAAAGTAGATAGGTTCGATTGGAATATGTTTGGAGGTTTTCAATCGAccgtaccccttcatatatatagggggAGGTCTGGACTCGTTCCTAGGCGATAGCTAACAAACCCCAAATGATTAGATAGATAACtgcgcacgagataaggataatcgcCCGAGTTAATCTGATCGCGAGACCGCGGACCGTTCGAGCCCTAAGGCCGGACTGTCCACCACTTTGGTCTCAAcacatgccccctgccttttggtggagcttggcgaaccaaaagcaccagCGAACACTTCAGAAACAATTGACCTCATGAGTTATTTTGTTGCCGAAGTAAGGGCTCAGCACaatgcaagtcatcggctcttgcgatcAAATAATATAAATACTTGATAGAACTTTGATGCATAGAGGCCGTTTCGGATTGCATCCTCTTCGTCCATGTCTGCCTGATCAACATGTCAATAGgaaaaaacttgtggtgcccccagcccaaataagcaaacAGATTGGGCCAGTAATATGGATTCATCACTgtaccaccccacacatgagtAGGAGAACTCATCGGCGATGGATACACCGGGAAGCACCATGCTATCCCTGGAGGAGGATGACTaggcgatcttggttgtgctaccTTTTGGGCCGGTTTAGTTggcttttgctttcgcacagATCACCCTTTTGACTTCGTTTATTTTATTGGCCGGTTGCGTGGAACAGACTTCTTCATATAATTAGCAAGCGGCTCATCAAAAGTAGGACCGACTCTGCTGAGTCGGCCAGACGTCTTGGAAATGTTTTGCTTCCTAATACTTGTTTTGGAACATTGTGGCTCGACGGTCTGAGGTTGCTACTTCTTCTGGTCATTTGCGGACCATCCTGCCTTCATAGCTGGACTGTCTACGCCTGTCTCAGACTGTCCGGCCTTAGTACCCGGATCGTCCGACGTACGCAGGACAGGTGACTGTGATCGGGTGTCTGATCGCgcttgccccccggtgcctccggtctTTGTTTTGTTCGGAGCCTTCTGAGTAACCACTCTGCGTGATATACTTGGCGCATGTGTATCACAAATGACGATGTTTTTATCTTTGATTTTATCGGTCGCACATGGCCGAACTATGACTTTTTTTGCTCGTCTGCTCTAATGTGGTGATAGGGACAGGTGGCCTGTCAATCTTCACCTCCTTTTGAAATCTCAACCAGCCTTCGTTTATAGCCAATTGTATTTGCCAACGGAAGGCAACACAATCATTGTTGTTATGAAGAAAGGATCCATGCCATTTACAATATAAACACCCTTTTAATTCTTCAAACGGAGGAATTATATGTGACGACttaatattaccatgtttaagtaactcatcaaatattttatcacacttagcaatattaaatgtaaacttaactttctctttgtgtcgagtgcgggtgagagTGAACAAAATATTTGGCCTTAGCGGGCCAAACAAGCTCAGTGACAGGTGACTTTTCTGGCTCTTGGGGATTATGTGGTCGGCTATCTTTATGTCGGCCTTCCACCCTTCCGCACTAGGAGGATCACAGGTGATTTCAGGTGCTCCGGATGGTCCGACCTGTGCAGTCGGACGGTCTACGAATGGACCAGACGGTCCGGTACCTGCCGCGTCGGGCAACGCCTACGACCCTTGTGGTGGGCTCTGTGtgactccggactgtccggtgtagggtGTCGGACGATTTGACGGAGGCCCAGACGGTCCGAAATCGTGTGCGGACGGTCCAACCATGCTTAGAGTTGACCCACCATTTAGCGGAGATGGCGGAGATAGCGATGACGgtcgtcctggatatgagtccatcgacataccagagtatggctggggaaacccatttgttgccgatgtgtttggcgcaattgtttcggcgcctaatttatgtgataaaaaagTAGGCATGTGAGTTTTTTCTAATGCTTGTGTCATCTTCTCTATATCCTCTGTGATACTTTTAATgtgattatcaaaagaaattttaatagatggAATATCATCGGCTGACCTGGCATCACCTATCATGGGGAGCTGTTGTAGCACGGCTAACATGTAATCGACGTTTATTTCCCTCTCCCGGACGGTCTTCTGGTGGCAATCTACCCTGAAGTGCAAGAGGAACCACTTCTCCGCCACCTTGAGCACCTGATCTTGTTGTCGTTGGACCTCCTCGTCTATTTTCTTCACGTCATATTCTAATCTTTTCTGCTCAGCGTCCGACaaattagtcagccttgtgtcgttgtttggagaagcactgttgagatctttagaatcgaCCATATAAACCTGATTTTGTAGATCTGCAGTCTCGTCCcagtggagtcgccaaaaagtgtgttagtGTTGATCTGTGTAGCACCAATCACTAGGGGTACCGACTGGCGGTGCCCTCTAcggcggcgcggacggtccgtggctctaggccggacggtccgcgacctggacgCAGGAGCGACACCTTCCCTGCGTGACACCGGACGGTCCACACACAGGgacggacggtccgtgatggcgCAGGGTCGTATTCCTCCTCCTCGCTAGAACCtagatctcgcccctcggaaagagaTCTTAGGGCGCTCCGAATCGACAGGTCACCCGGAGCttccccagacgacgtggagtcaCCTAGGAATTAAGAAATCAATTCGAAAAATAGGCCTTgggtggacaactagatcttgcctccGGGAGGGGTAAGATTCTAGGGTCAACTtggggtcggcaggccacccaagacggatctagacgacgtagagtcgaatagggatgtgggtggatatgcggaaggctacaactagaactacgctacatctactcctagggcaggaaaggTAAATAAAGTAGATAGGTTCGATTGGAATATATTCGGGGGTtttcaatcggtcgtaccccttcatatatataggtGGGAGGTCTGGATTCGTTCCTAGACGATAGCTAACAAaccccacgtgattagatggataaccacacacgagataaggataatcgcTCGAGTTAATCTGATCGCGGGGCTGCAGAGTGTCCGccacttttggtgctcaacactACCCATCAAACACCCATTCACTGCTCATGGACACTACTCTGCAGCTGAGCTCGGTATACCACTCACAAACGGATGGCCAAACCGAAAGAATCAATCAATGGCTTGAAATGTATTTGTGTTGTGCAGTACAAGACATTCCTAGCAATTGGGTTCACTGGCTATCTCTTGCAGCATTATGTTATAACTCTACTTACCATACTTCCCTCTAGTGTTCCGCTTTCAAGGCCCTGTACGGTACTGATCCTCACCTTGGACTTTTGCCTCCATTACATACCACTTATAACAGTGATGTAGTAGCTGCTGTCAAAGAACGCCAACTAGCTCTGGAGCAACTGAAGGATAATTTGGCACGCGCTCAAGTTCGTATGAAACATTATGCAGACGCTAATCTCTCTGACCGTCGTTTTCAAGTGGGCTCAATGGTTCTTCTCAAGCTTCAACCATATGCCCAGAGCTCCGTGGTTAACAGGCCTTGTCACAAACTGGCATATAATTTTTTTGGACCTTATAAGGTGCTTGAGCGGATTGGTTCCACGGCATACAAGCTGGATCTTCctccttagggcttgttcggttatttctaaaacacatgGATTGGATAGGATTGGAaaaaaattgagaagaagtttgacttatttgagattcaaacccatccaatcccgatcaatccacatggattgagagctaaccgaacaaggccttacagTCACATTCATCCCGTTTTCCACGTTTCGCAATTGAAGCCATTTACTCCAAACTCCACACCAATTTTCAGTGATTTGCCTACCTCTGTTGCATTGGACACTTCTGAAGGGGGACTCTGCCGTGGTGCAGGTGCGTGTGCCTTGGACACGACTGCCGGATTCTATCGCTACATGGGAGGATTTTTACAATCTGAAGGCTCGAtttccggctgctgctgctgctatttGGGGACAACCGGTGTTTCAAGGGGGAGGCAGTGTCATGTGCCAGTCTGATGCCGTTACGGACAGGACACAGGAGGCAACGGCAAACGGTGAAGGCGCCAAGATGGGAGCTGATGGTAACAGCGACGTTGGGCTGGATGTTCATCAGAATCACGTCTCTTTTGAACTCATATtctatcttcttcttctgtttcttcCCACTCCCAATTCTCTTTGTAACTGAGATTCCTAGAACTGAATGGAAGGAGAAATAAACCAGTGAGATTTCGTGGTCGCATTGCTAGAATATCACATCCCCTTGCACGGACGGACTGATGGAGCACATGCTCCCCTTGCGCCGCGGACAGAGCTCTAGTAGCCTAGAGGCGGCGTAGATCTCTCCAGGAACTAACGAACGGCCTGGAGCGGCGGCGACCTTGAGCCGACGGACTGACGAGAGGGACAGAGGAGGAGCGAGCATGACTGCATGAGCATGGGCAGAATAGGGCTAGAATTAGATAGACTAAggaggtgtttgaatgcactaaaactaatagttagttggttaAAAATTattacggggcgtttggatcccttcattttagaggaattggaattcactcaataaagtaacttatttagtttggaatttgacattccaccactttctaaagttcagatataagcctatctcaaattcatgtggtggagggtgggaaatgattttatgcattactaGAATTGGTTTCTAATCTATAACTTACATGACATTCTTCGTCTCACTCCcctatagtaaaaatatagcacataaatatatctgatatcttgctaataataatatacaaatatattttgcataaaaccgaattagcttaattgatatatgcataaattactattattagaatggaattcaattccaatgatccaaacggggcgttagtggaattagctagctaacaaataactacctaactattaactaatttactaaaaatagctaatagttgaactattagctaggggtgtttggatgtctcaactaattttagtgactaactattagttttagtgcattcaaacaccccctaaaacgTAAATGGACTGGACCAAATTCGCTGTTGGGCACGAGGTCTAAAACACAAGTGCCAAAAAAAAACATCTTTTACGTTGTTTCTTTAAACGTTACAACGTTTTAGACTCCTGATAGCGTTTTAGCTTTTAAACTTCATTTAAACAGCGTTTTGTTTTAAACGATATTTTAATAACATTGTAAATATTGATAATCTTCTCTATTAAATTTGATTAAAAAAAGACACTTTGGCTTAGGACAAAACCACTCTATGAAACGGTGTACTTATGAAACAACGGTACTATTAAAGAGGACCCCACCATAAAGTGTCAAGTTGGCCTCATCGATGCAGCCATTTCAGTATCGACAGCAAGATCTCTTCAATTCAGCATTTTTCGGTCCATTACAATGCGCCTTGCTCCCAATATAAACATCTATATATACGTAATTACATGTCTCAAGTCTGATGAAGATATATATGTGTGTACTATATATATAACAATATACATAGAACAAAAAAAATTGAAAGGCGGAGGAACCCAGTAACTCTGCGTGTGAAAATTTTCTTGATAACAACGAAAACTTTCTTGCCCCAGAATTATTTACCGAGGGAATGGACCTGGAGCCTCACAACCGCGCCCAACATGCTATAGAACCTGACATCCAAAAAAAAAAACCTTCCTTTTCCCGTTTTGGACACGAACGGAACAACGCAAAAAATTGCAGGTGAATCGAGCTTGCTTGTAACCGATCAATGCTCTCTTATTCTGATGGTAGAGAAAACCACCCTCGCCACGGCTTCTCTACAGAGGCCACAGCTTCTTATTCACATTGTAAAGGCCTATCAGAACTGATATCAATAAAGCAAGATAATAATCATTTGTCGGCAGCAGTATGTTTTAACGAGATGATGAAAAATACAATCGGAGGCTAAAGGTACCTGTGTCAAGTGACAGAAAAAAATTGTGCTGATAGGATCACTCCCACCAGCTCAGAAAAATCAGCGACCACCACCAGGGCTTGAACTGCCAACACTTGTAGAAGTCTGAGTTCGCATAATGGTATCCGGAGGGAATACCCCTTTTGGCAAGATTGCTCCAACAGGTTCAGGTGCCGCCACTGGTGATGCTACTTGGTTGATAGATGGATCTTTGGTTGAGATATATTCTGGGGAAGATGGAGATGGAGCCAACGTCGCAACAGAGAAGCCCATAGGGTAGGGAGCAATTGGCATGTCAGATAGGGGTAAAGCAGATGAACTGTAGCCTAGTGTACCCATTGGGTGATCATATTTGCATGCAATTCCATATCTGCAATATCCATTTTGGGCATAGTACGTGCAAGGCTGAGCACCCTGTACATTTTAGATAACATAGTAAGATTGAGTAATAAACTACAAgagttttttttttcaaaaacaAATTAGAATCTACATGATCAGCACAATTTTTCTTCACATGTAAAAAAGAAACATAACATCCTACATGCTTGAACTCAACTGTAGCTTCCAGCGGCAGTAGGCAATCatgcaggggggggggggggggggggttgtcaAAGGATGTGTGTATGGATTCAGTGAGAGGTATCAATCTCTAGGTCATTACAAACTCATACTGGATTTCATCCCTATAATCCGTCAATAAGAAATTGCAGTATGCAACTAAACATCAACAACATGCAAAAACGAAACTAAAGGAAACAAATTTAATTGCGAGGAGTACACACTTCTACAATATATGGGACATATTGCAGGTACAATAGGCCCCACTAAATCTGTTTGCTTTATTGAACTGAGCACCTTAGTTAGACAGGGAAGTAGTAACCTTGAGTTAGTGCAACACGGATACACTTGGTGAAAAAAACAAATAGTTTGTATCAAAATTTATATCTTTTTTTGTTGTTCTCCATAACAAGAAGTATCATGATTCAAAGCAACTAACAAAGTAGAAATTGGTTGGTTATTGTTATGATCAAACTTCATTGAATTTACACCTTACATAGTTTATGATACCTGCCACAGTGAGTCATTGTATAGCACTTCATTATCATAGGAAAGACAAAAAAAACTCTATAACCTCCATTAGTTAAAAAACAATATCTAGCTGATAAGAACTAATCATCAATGGAAAGAGCCGAATTGTACCTTGCATTTGCTCTATATGGCTCACAAAAAGGGAATTTTTAAAGAAACAAACAAAAGCCAATTTGTACCTTAATCAAGCAAATAATTTTGCAAGAAAAAAAATGTGATAGTGAATCCTGATAAGTGATAAGTCAAGCATGATTACACATTAATACTGTTGTGTGCATGTATAATAAAAGCTTATAAATACCAGAGTACTCTAAGAGCACGATCActgtcgttctcacatgggctacggcTCCGTTGTGTATGAGTGGAGCAGACGTTCATGGGTTTTCTTGACCTTTGCTCATAGAAAAGGAACTAAGATACTAAACTCGATAGTCATTCATCTGGATAGAAAAACATGGATACTCCTATAGACTATTAGACAAATTATCTTCAAGATTTTTTATGAATAATGTATGCATTTTTAGTACCTATAATGGTAAGGAGGCGTGGATTGATAAGCTTGATTTGTCTGGATTTGCTAAAACTATGAATTAAACGATTACTGGACAATAGTGATTAACATGACATATTACTGAATTAGTCCCATCAATACATACATAACGAGTTCTGGATGCTCACCGGACGAAGCGGAAGGCAGAGATGACTGAACATGTAATTGGACTTAGAAGTGCTCCAATCTTGAGGATGGTTATATTTACATGTAGTTCCGAATTTGCAATCTCCAGTCCTCATATAATATTGACACTCAGGCTGCCCTGGTCTCTCAGGAAATCCATGTTCTTGATGATTATTGCTCGATTGTCCAGTTGAGGAAGAGTATGGCaagtatgtaccaccataagcAATTGCAGTGGAAGATCCATGGTGTCCTATACCATATAATGGTCCAGCTTGAATAGTTTGTTGTGCTCCACCTGATGCTACATGATTTACcggtgcctgcatcaaacaaaagagttAAAACTTGGCGGAGAATAGTCCCTCGCTCTTTTAGGTAACAAAATATTTTCCTTAGTTTCCTCCCTAttgttggaatataatataagtgaattgtccaccTGCTCCTATCAGCTTAAACTTTTGTGTTGAATTGATTGGTGCATGCACCTTAATATGGTATCATAACTAGATGTCACGACTTCGAATCCTAGTTAgcataattaaaataaaataattgttgctcgCTGCTATTCCACGTCAGAGACCTAAGAGAGGCTTGACGTGAGGgggagtgttagaaatataatataagTAAATTGTCCACCTCCTcctatcagcttaagcttttgggttgaattggttggtgcatgcaacttaataccTATTAATTATCAAACAAGTCAACTTTATTGCCCTACATTATTTATTTTCTTGACAATGCCAAGAAATTTCAGGTACATACTTGAATGTCTTTCAGATCTTGCCTAGACAATGATCAACTGAGAATCTTAAGACTAACTCATAAAAGGGCTTGATCGTTTGCTTTATATTGCCTCTgttccaaattataagacattttggcttttctagataTGTTTTGCTTTTGCTACGCATTTAAATATACACTATGTCTAGATACATATAAAAGGAATACATCTAGAAAAGATAAAACATCTTATAATTTGGAATAGAGGGAGTATCTTCATATAAGCTTCTTGCTAGGAACCTTTTCTTCTATCAAAATAAAGCATTTTGTCCAGATTATTTACCGGATAAGGGCTCCATCCTTGCAATGGAACCATTCCAGATGGGAGCACCATTGGAGTGTATGAGCCTGCTATATATGATCCAGGAACTGCGGGTGACCTTCCCATTTGCCAATTTGAAGCATATGTAAGGGGGGAGGGCACAGATGCTGATTGTAATGCTGGATATATGCCAGGGGTTACCGGAATACCACCAAATTCTGGATGATGAAATTTACATGTAGAACCAAACTTGCATTGCCCAGTCTTCATATAGTAGGAGCATTCTTTCTCACCCTGCATTTCATTAATGTAAATTTTTTCCCAAAAACAGTTAAAAATGTTACAAAGAAGCACATCCATAGGAGAATTCTCATACCGGGCGTAGAGGGAATCCATTGTTGTTTAATATAACAGATTGCACAGATCCATCTTGCTTAGGATGGTGATATTTGCAATTGGAACCAAATTTACAAGTCCCAGTCTTCAAATAATACTATAGAAAAACAAAAGAACAGGTGGTAAAGCACCAACATTAACAAGTCAGGCATGAATGTTTATTTTCCTTTTATATTTGTGCACCCTGCATACCCATGGACAAGCAGCAGTACATGCTACACTGGGAGCATGCAAATAGTGTGCAGGAGTTGCCAGGTTAATGCTTCAATGTCTGATTGATGCCCAGATTTCTATAGATGATTGTTAAAT
This genomic window contains:
- the LOC100284552 gene encoding zinc finger CCCH type domain-containing protein ZFN-like 1; this encodes MEPPHTEEAAAAAAGGAEGGSASPGTGLEGPMLRLGLDGGGEGEDGELGAGEEADTWLPERPGEADCGYYLRTGACGFGERCRYNHPRDRGGTEFGGGAKNGAAQYFPERQGQPVCEYYLKTGTCKFGSNCKYHHPKQDGSVQSVILNNNGFPLRPGEKECSYYMKTGQCKFGSTCKFHHPEFGGIPVTPGIYPALQSASVPSPLTYASNWQMGRSPAVPGSYIAGSYTPMVLPSGMVPLQGWSPYPAPVNHVASGGAQQTIQAGPLYGIGHHGSSTAIAYGGTYLPYSSSTGQSSNNHQEHGFPERPGQPECQYYMRTGDCKFGTTCKYNHPQDWSTSKSNYMFSHLCLPLRPGAQPCTYYAQNGYCRYGIACKYDHPMGTLGYSSSALPLSDMPIAPYPMGFSVATLAPSPSSPEYISTKDPSINQVASPVAAPEPVGAILPKGVFPPDTIMRTQTSTSVGSSSPGGGR